The segment TCCATGATTTGCATGTGATAGATGTCGTACAGCAACTTGAAGTTGTCGCTTCCAACTCGCTTGACCAGTTCGACGCCCCAGGTGCTGTTGTCGCACATGTAATCCGCGTGATCGACTTTGCTGTTGAGCAGTTCCATTTGCAGCGTCACGCCTGCTTTCTCTGCCACCGGAGTGATCTTCTTCAGGGCGTCGACACAGTTCTTCATGCCGGTTTCGCGATCGATCCCGCGAGCGTTGCCGCTGAAGCAGATCACGTTCTTCCAACCTTCTGCCGCGGTCGCTTCGATCGCCACGTTCATCTTTTCCAGGCACTCGTCATGGAACTTGGTGTCGCACAATCCGTTGGCAAGCGAATGCGACTGGACCATCGTGCAAACCAGACCGTGCTTTTTCAGGGTCGGAAAGTCTTTCGGGTCAAGCAGGTCGATTCCAACCAGCCCCATGGAGGCGGCTTCTTGGGCCATTTTCTCCAGGGAGATCTTGGGGAAGCACCACTTGCAAACCGATTGGTTCAAACGACCTTGCTTGGCATCCACGGTTCCGGCGGCAACCGCCGATCCGGTTGCGTCTTGGGCGTGCGAAGCGGAGGCGGCAACGGCGGTGGTCCCAGCCGCAATGGCTGCTG is part of the Rhodopirellula islandica genome and harbors:
- a CDS encoding hydroxypyruvate isomerase family protein, giving the protein MSDKNPESSLNRRGMLTRAAAIAAGTTAVAASASHAQDATGSAVAAGTVDAKQGRLNQSVCKWCFPKISLEKMAQEAASMGLVGIDLLDPKDFPTLKKHGLVCTMVQSHSLANGLCDTKFHDECLEKMNVAIEATAAEGWKNVICFSGNARGIDRETGMKNCVDALKKITPVAEKAGVTLQMELLNSKVDHADYMCDNSTWGVELVKRVGSDNFKLLYDIYHMQIMEGDIIRTIQNDHQYFGHYHTAGNPGRHELDDNQELLYPPIAKAIAETGYDGYFAHEFIPARDPIAGLRNAVAQCIV